The following proteins are co-located in the Theropithecus gelada isolate Dixy chromosome 19, Tgel_1.0, whole genome shotgun sequence genome:
- the LOC112613510 gene encoding classical arabinogalactan protein 1-like, which translates to MTHLSPSSSGATPTIQPSPGSTESRMIPSSPQPETTTHPSSGSPKAELTPSSHSTLPSSESQTSHWSPTSHSPGTEPLTSTDQTLEPPGPAPGDTGPPELHRNPGVVVVVCLLVSLLLIGSVVTAVRFCHRDESTFEKLDEVSMVR; encoded by the exons AtgacccacctcagcccctcaagttcAGGGGCAACCCCTACCATCCAGCCTAGCCCCGGTTCCACAGAGTCAAGGATgattccctcctccccacaaccaGAGACAACCACGCACCCTAGTTCTGGTTCCCCCAAGGCAGAGCTCACCCCCTCTTCCCATTCCACCCTCCCCAGTTCCGAATCCCAGACCTCGCACTGGAGCCCCACTTCCCACAGCCCCGGAACAGAGCCCTTGACCTCCACTGACCAGACCTTGGAGCCCCCTGGCCCAG ctccaggtGACACTGGGCCCCCTGAGTTACACAGgaacccgggtgtggtggtggtcgTGTGTTTGCTGGTGTCTCTTTTGCTCATCGGGTCTGTGGTCACGGCTGTGAGGTTCTGTCACCGGGATGAGTCCACATTTGAGAAGCTGGACGAGGTGTCCATGGTAAGgtag